The Methanoculleus thermophilus genome contains a region encoding:
- the gatD gene encoding Glu-tRNA(Gln) amidotransferase subunit GatD, which produces METLLTGDLVRYAKGAVTITGTYIAERDGMAVIKLKSGYNIGVSPEKLELIERPAPQPPAGAGVVIQNPGLPELAIISTGGTIASRVDYRTGAVMSQFSANDILRAIPELGDLARYRDRQIANILSENMRPALWQDLARAIYEEIRAGAAGVIVTHGTDTMTYSAAAVRFMLKTPVPIVFVGSQRSADRPSSDNAMNALCSAAVATGDLGEVAVVMHATTSDDRCAVHRATRVRKMHTSRRDAFLSIGMEPLGYVDYPSLSVTLSDEAVRRGAENLEIHDALEERCALLHFYPGMPPAVLDAFEGYAGLVISGTGLGHVSTEWIAPLQEMIDGGTTVVMTSQCLHGRVCDRVYNTGRDLLAIGVVEGEDMLPEAALVKLMWVLGNENDPEKARLLMQTDLAGEIRRRSL; this is translated from the coding sequence ATGGAGACGCTTCTGACTGGAGACCTGGTGCGCTACGCGAAGGGTGCGGTCACGATCACCGGGACCTACATTGCCGAACGAGATGGAATGGCCGTCATCAAACTGAAGAGCGGCTACAATATTGGAGTATCCCCCGAAAAACTAGAACTGATCGAACGACCCGCTCCGCAACCGCCGGCAGGCGCCGGGGTGGTCATCCAGAACCCGGGCCTTCCGGAGCTCGCCATCATCTCCACCGGCGGGACGATCGCAAGCAGGGTGGACTACCGGACCGGGGCGGTGATGAGCCAGTTCTCGGCAAACGATATCCTGCGGGCGATCCCGGAACTCGGCGATCTTGCCCGCTATCGCGATCGCCAGATTGCAAACATCCTCTCCGAGAACATGCGCCCCGCCCTCTGGCAGGATCTTGCCCGGGCAATCTATGAGGAGATCCGGGCCGGCGCCGCCGGGGTGATCGTCACTCACGGTACCGATACCATGACCTACTCGGCCGCAGCGGTCAGGTTCATGCTCAAGACTCCGGTGCCGATCGTCTTTGTCGGGTCGCAGCGGTCCGCCGACCGCCCGAGTTCCGACAACGCCATGAACGCCCTCTGCAGCGCTGCGGTCGCTACCGGCGACCTCGGTGAAGTGGCGGTGGTGATGCACGCAACGACGAGCGATGACCGCTGCGCCGTCCATCGGGCGACGCGGGTAAGAAAGATGCACACCTCCCGGCGCGACGCCTTCCTGAGCATCGGGATGGAGCCGCTTGGCTACGTCGACTACCCGTCCCTCTCAGTCACCCTCTCGGACGAGGCGGTCCGGCGGGGTGCAGAAAACCTCGAGATCCACGATGCGCTCGAGGAGCGCTGCGCTCTCCTCCACTTCTATCCCGGAATGCCTCCTGCGGTCCTTGATGCCTTTGAGGGCTATGCGGGACTGGTCATATCGGGGACCGGGCTAGGACATGTTTCGACAGAGTGGATTGCCCCGCTCCAGGAGATGATCGATGGCGGGACGACCGTCGTCATGACCTCCCAGTGCCTGCACGGCCGGGTCTGCGACCGTGTCTACAACACAGGCAGAGACCTTCTTGCCATCGGCGTCGTTGAGGGGGAGGATATGCTCCCTGAAGCGGCGCTCGTGAAACTGATGTGGGTGCTCGGGAATGAGAACGATCCTGAGAAGGCACGTCTGCTCATGCAGACCGATCTTGCGGGTGAGATCCGGCGGAGGTCGCTATAA
- the gatE gene encoding Glu-tRNA(Gln) amidotransferase subunit GatE, with translation MDYKELGLKAGIEIHQQLDTAEKLFCRCPTCLRDIDERTGEFYRYLRATESELGEIDQAAREEMRLVRKFCYYTYDTVCLVEHDEEPPAPMNPEALEICLTIAKMLGMTPVEQVHTMRKLVIDGSNTSGFQRTALVALSGALPNGCRIETICLEEEAAQRVKDETFSLDRLGIPLVEITTAPCMHTPEAVAEVAEYIGMVLRSTGRVKRGLGTIRQDINVSIADGARVEIKGVQDLDLIAEVVRREVQRQTNLLAIRDELVKRGARVDHNVIDVTSIFAETKSSILKKAKAILAVKLCGFAGLVGREIQPGRRLGSEMSDYAKKCGVGGIFHTDELPAYGVTAEEVARLREFVGAGENDAVVIVAAGRERAGCAIEQVLIRAEMALSGVPEETRKMLEGGSTAYMRPLPGAARMYPETDVFAVTIDADRWESIKVPELLTDRAARFVREFGLDEALARQVAFSERLPLFEKAVAAGVRPTLAARTLLATCRELARDGVAVDRVSEGELLALLVAVEAGRAAKEAIPDLITELARTADGAVGGPEERVNAAIEKVSPAVSQADVEAIVHRIVTERQEFARERGMGALGPLMGVVMQELRGSVDGKVVSEILRRELKQLLS, from the coding sequence ATGGACTACAAAGAACTCGGGCTCAAGGCCGGTATCGAGATCCACCAGCAACTCGATACGGCCGAGAAACTCTTCTGCCGCTGCCCCACGTGTCTGCGGGATATTGACGAGCGGACCGGGGAGTTCTACCGTTACCTCCGGGCGACGGAGAGCGAACTTGGAGAGATCGACCAGGCGGCACGTGAGGAGATGCGGCTTGTGCGGAAGTTCTGCTACTACACCTACGATACAGTCTGCCTGGTGGAGCACGACGAGGAGCCCCCGGCCCCGATGAACCCCGAGGCGCTCGAGATCTGTCTTACAATAGCAAAGATGCTCGGGATGACGCCCGTCGAGCAGGTGCACACGATGCGGAAACTCGTCATCGACGGCTCGAACACCAGCGGATTCCAGCGGACGGCCCTCGTAGCGCTCTCCGGGGCTCTTCCTAACGGCTGCCGGATCGAGACGATCTGCCTTGAGGAGGAGGCGGCCCAGCGGGTGAAGGATGAGACCTTCTCTCTTGACCGCCTCGGGATCCCGCTCGTTGAGATCACCACCGCACCCTGCATGCACACGCCTGAGGCCGTCGCCGAGGTTGCCGAGTACATCGGGATGGTCCTCCGCTCGACCGGCCGGGTGAAACGGGGGCTTGGGACGATCCGGCAGGACATCAACGTCTCGATCGCGGACGGCGCCCGGGTGGAGATCAAGGGTGTCCAGGACCTCGATCTCATCGCCGAGGTGGTCCGCCGTGAGGTGCAGCGGCAGACAAACCTCCTTGCCATCCGCGACGAACTCGTAAAGCGGGGCGCCCGGGTAGACCACAACGTCATCGACGTCACTTCCATCTTTGCCGAAACGAAATCTTCTATCTTGAAGAAGGCGAAGGCCATCCTCGCAGTCAAACTCTGTGGGTTTGCAGGACTGGTCGGACGGGAGATCCAGCCCGGCCGCCGTCTTGGAAGCGAGATGTCGGACTACGCGAAGAAGTGCGGGGTCGGAGGGATCTTCCACACCGACGAGCTCCCAGCCTATGGCGTCACGGCAGAAGAGGTGGCACGCCTGCGCGAGTTCGTCGGTGCCGGGGAGAACGACGCGGTCGTCATCGTGGCGGCCGGGCGGGAGCGTGCCGGCTGTGCGATCGAGCAGGTGCTGATCCGCGCGGAGATGGCTCTCTCCGGGGTTCCCGAGGAGACTCGGAAGATGCTTGAGGGTGGAAGTACAGCTTACATGCGCCCGCTCCCGGGAGCCGCCCGGATGTACCCCGAGACCGATGTCTTTGCGGTCACGATCGATGCGGACCGCTGGGAGAGCATCAAGGTCCCTGAACTCCTCACCGACCGGGCCGCCCGGTTCGTCCGCGAGTTCGGGCTTGATGAGGCTCTGGCACGGCAGGTGGCGTTCTCCGAGAGACTGCCGCTCTTCGAGAAAGCGGTCGCCGCCGGTGTCCGTCCCACCCTCGCGGCCAGGACACTCCTTGCCACCTGCCGCGAGCTTGCCCGCGACGGCGTTGCCGTCGATCGGGTGAGCGAGGGCGAACTCCTTGCCCTTCTCGTGGCGGTCGAGGCCGGTCGGGCTGCAAAGGAGGCGATCCCGGATCTCATCACCGAACTCGCGCGGACGGCAGACGGTGCGGTTGGGGGACCGGAAGAACGGGTGAATGCGGCTATCGAGAAGGTGAGTCCTGCAGTCTCGCAGGCCGATGTTGAGGCGATCGTTCATCGTATCGTAACCGAACGGCAGGAGTTTGCCCGCGAGAGGGGCATGGGCGCGCTTGGCCCCCTGATGGGTGTCGTCATGCAGGAACTCCGGGGAAGCGTGGATGGAAAAGTCGTCAGCGAGATCCTTCGACGAGAGCTAAAGCAGTTGCTCTCCTGA
- a CDS encoding DUF5350 domain-containing protein, translating to MGKTGSVLWAQVKGVKGQIRLVPASEGEVKKPGPNQRFKPAADIYKRTSRDGQDPRRGGRGGRGRSASGSGRGRGSAPTMDVRVRRCIRRAKVSALGTKQKSR from the coding sequence ATGGGAAAGACAGGAAGCGTTCTATGGGCCCAGGTTAAGGGCGTGAAGGGACAGATACGGCTCGTCCCTGCAAGTGAAGGCGAAGTGAAGAAGCCCGGTCCGAACCAGCGGTTCAAGCCTGCGGCGGACATCTACAAGCGGACAAGCAGAGATGGGCAGGACCCGCGGCGCGGTGGCCGGGGTGGACGTGGCCGGAGCGCAAGCGGGAGCGGGCGCGGCAGAGGTAGTGCCCCCACTATGGACGTGCGGGTACGCCGGTGCATACGGCGCGCCAAAGTGTCGGCTCTCGGAACCAAGCAGAAATCGAGATAA
- a CDS encoding nitroreductase family protein: protein MNSSDLLHFLKTRSSVRSYSAEPLEPEDIEYILACASTAPSAGNRESWDVVLVTDEDLRMDLALAAFEQQQIQDAPAIFVVCANYVRSMSHYGERGILYALEDATIACTYMMLAAHARGLHSCWTGAFSDDDIREILGLPQHVRPVALLSVGRGTPPLEPMERMPVNEHLHRETW, encoded by the coding sequence ATGAACTCATCTGATCTCCTTCACTTTCTAAAGACGCGGTCGTCGGTCCGGAGTTACTCCGCAGAGCCGCTCGAACCGGAGGATATCGAGTATATCCTTGCCTGTGCGAGTACGGCGCCGAGCGCCGGCAACCGTGAGTCCTGGGACGTTGTTCTCGTCACCGATGAGGATCTCCGGATGGATCTTGCACTTGCGGCCTTTGAACAGCAGCAGATCCAGGATGCGCCTGCGATCTTTGTGGTCTGCGCAAACTACGTTCGGTCTATGTCGCACTATGGGGAGCGAGGAATCCTCTATGCACTCGAGGACGCCACCATTGCCTGTACGTATATGATGCTCGCCGCACACGCCCGGGGTCTGCACTCATGCTGGACAGGGGCGTTCAGCGACGACGATATCCGCGAGATCCTTGGTCTTCCGCAACACGTCCGGCCGGTCGCGCTTCTCTCTGTGGGCAGGGGGACGCCACCGCTCGAGCCCATGGAGCGGATGCCGGTGAATGAGCACCTGCACCGTGAGACCTGGTAG
- a CDS encoding DUF555 domain-containing protein — MPDYLVTLESAWIIKDVKSMDDAVSIAISEAGKRLNPSAKFVEIEAGMVACPYCEGELNTALVVANTALVGLVLQMKVFRAESAEHAARIAKSVIGKALRDVPLKVQDVQEI, encoded by the coding sequence ATGCCGGATTATTTGGTTACGCTTGAGTCAGCGTGGATAATTAAGGATGTTAAATCCATGGACGATGCCGTGAGCATCGCAATCAGCGAGGCGGGGAAACGGCTCAACCCCTCGGCAAAGTTTGTTGAGATCGAGGCGGGGATGGTCGCCTGCCCTTACTGTGAGGGAGAACTGAACACCGCTCTGGTCGTGGCGAATACCGCCCTGGTTGGGCTTGTGCTCCAGATGAAGGTCTTCCGCGCGGAGTCTGCGGAACATGCAGCAAGGATTGCAAAGTCGGTCATCGGGAAAGCGCTGCGCGATGTCCCGCTGAAGGTTCAGGATGTGCAGGAGATATGA
- a CDS encoding carbohydrate kinase family protein, with translation MIAVVGHTAIDHLFRVPKIPGRHNSTYIIGHDVYFGGGAANIAAGIATLGERCRLVSSVGGDFPGSDYDLWMHNLGIMQDFILVKDARTATAYVFTDDDGDQETFFEWGASVAFAKAEPPALDFVHMATADPDYNVRVAQKSKFASFDPGQDLLRYTPDQLEIILANIDILFSNNHEMDRMCDMLGLEREALVASVPMVVTTRGAEGSLLCMDGEEHHIPAVKVNAVDPTGAGDGYRAGFLVAFARGYAPLDCCRVGAVVSSFVVEKAGTQTNLPDWDKMLERYRKVFGEIGETFN, from the coding sequence ATGATAGCCGTCGTCGGGCATACGGCCATTGATCACCTCTTCCGGGTCCCGAAGATCCCGGGAAGACATAATTCGACCTATATCATCGGTCATGACGTCTACTTCGGCGGCGGAGCGGCGAACATCGCTGCCGGGATTGCGACGCTTGGCGAGCGGTGCCGGCTGGTCTCCTCGGTCGGCGGGGACTTTCCGGGCAGCGACTACGACCTCTGGATGCACAATCTCGGGATCATGCAGGACTTTATCCTGGTCAAAGACGCCCGCACCGCGACCGCGTATGTCTTTACGGACGATGACGGCGACCAGGAGACCTTCTTTGAGTGGGGCGCGTCAGTAGCGTTTGCCAAGGCCGAACCTCCCGCTCTCGACTTTGTCCATATGGCGACGGCCGACCCCGATTACAATGTCCGGGTAGCCCAGAAGAGCAAGTTCGCCTCCTTCGACCCGGGTCAGGACCTTCTCCGGTATACCCCCGATCAACTTGAGATCATCCTTGCGAATATCGATATCCTCTTCTCAAACAATCACGAGATGGACCGGATGTGCGATATGCTGGGGCTGGAGCGGGAGGCGCTTGTCGCATCGGTCCCGATGGTGGTCACGACCCGCGGGGCAGAGGGGAGCCTCCTCTGCATGGACGGCGAGGAGCACCATATTCCGGCCGTCAAGGTGAACGCCGTCGATCCCACCGGGGCCGGCGACGGCTATCGGGCCGGGTTCCTTGTGGCGTTTGCGAGGGGTTACGCGCCGCTCGACTGCTGCCGTGTGGGGGCGGTAGTATCATCCTTCGTCGTTGAGAAGGCCGGCACTCAGACGAACCTCCCGGACTGGGACAAAATGCTCGAACGGTATCGGAAGGTCTTTGGCGAGATCGGAGAAACATTTAACTGA
- a CDS encoding DUF2070 family protein has protein sequence MDSGPDVRVEGLTRYIFSAPSWPRSLALIVVLGFIIDAATYRAGNEFFLLGTLGFSVPALIAFLLTVPLVQASGRLITWNRSALLALTCTVLSVILSLSPILVFGRGILPSLYAVALGLTSGLRLLVLVAVADYRVGRMVPPAFLQGAAGIAVGAWLFDPGFVPYALLLQVVFGLIFVFLIWLIERPLKRAFQISGLNFLNTFIAHLTDGSKNMEDFFREIGEEVYVPQVSLFFSRESGKDVLFTVPNVHPGPMGDVGGGNLPRILHDTFPEETLVAHGCATHDFNLVSESEITKIARAVDASRKDVTFTGTASPPVRVRAGSVSILCQRFGDALLMVSTRSPERTEDLDYSIGLAIMAEGRCAFSEVAFVDAHNCMISVESPVLPATRVATEYIAAAREGFRVAKDIPCGPLAVGVSHVRVPFTREQGFGSLGVQVLATEVGGRRAAYVLIDGNNMAPGVRERLLSVALAHVDEAEIMTTDTHTVNTVSGKNPVGYRVPVEEIVPYVERAVTEAVADLAAARVGAATASCEGIVVFGSQRVSQLASTVNAMLAFIAPISFMILVLAFLLSVFLYIALQ, from the coding sequence ATGGACTCCGGCCCCGATGTGCGCGTCGAGGGGCTTACCCGATACATCTTCTCGGCCCCCTCCTGGCCGCGTTCACTTGCGCTCATCGTTGTGCTCGGCTTCATCATCGATGCCGCCACCTACCGGGCGGGGAACGAGTTCTTCCTGCTCGGCACCCTCGGCTTCTCGGTCCCGGCACTGATCGCATTCCTGCTGACAGTTCCGCTGGTGCAGGCATCCGGCCGACTGATAACCTGGAACCGCTCGGCTCTTCTTGCGCTGACCTGTACGGTTCTCTCGGTTATCCTGAGCCTCTCGCCGATTCTGGTGTTCGGTCGCGGCATCCTCCCCTCCCTCTACGCGGTCGCACTCGGCCTGACCTCCGGCCTCCGGCTGCTGGTCCTTGTTGCCGTGGCCGACTACCGGGTAGGCCGGATGGTTCCCCCTGCGTTTCTTCAGGGGGCTGCAGGGATAGCGGTAGGTGCCTGGCTCTTTGATCCAGGATTCGTCCCCTATGCCCTCCTCCTCCAGGTAGTCTTCGGTCTGATCTTCGTCTTCCTGATCTGGCTCATCGAGCGGCCGCTAAAGCGCGCTTTTCAGATCAGCGGGCTTAACTTCCTCAATACCTTCATCGCCCACCTGACCGACGGCTCAAAGAATATGGAGGACTTCTTCCGGGAGATCGGCGAGGAGGTCTATGTCCCGCAGGTCTCGCTCTTCTTCTCCCGGGAGTCGGGAAAGGACGTCCTTTTTACGGTCCCGAACGTCCACCCCGGCCCGATGGGCGACGTCGGCGGCGGCAACCTCCCCCGAATCCTCCATGACACGTTCCCCGAGGAGACGCTGGTCGCCCACGGTTGCGCCACGCACGACTTCAACCTGGTCTCGGAGAGCGAGATCACGAAGATCGCCCGCGCCGTTGATGCGTCCCGAAAGGATGTCACCTTCACCGGGACTGCGAGCCCCCCGGTCAGGGTCAGAGCGGGATCGGTATCGATCCTCTGCCAGCGGTTCGGGGATGCCCTCCTGATGGTGAGCACCCGCTCACCTGAGCGGACGGAGGATCTCGATTACTCGATAGGCCTTGCCATCATGGCCGAAGGGCGGTGCGCCTTCTCAGAGGTCGCTTTCGTGGACGCCCACAACTGTATGATCAGTGTGGAGTCCCCTGTCCTCCCGGCAACACGGGTCGCGACGGAGTACATCGCCGCAGCTCGAGAGGGGTTCCGGGTCGCAAAGGATATCCCCTGTGGGCCGCTCGCGGTTGGGGTCTCCCACGTCCGGGTCCCGTTCACCCGCGAGCAGGGGTTTGGGTCGCTCGGGGTGCAGGTGCTGGCGACCGAGGTCGGCGGGAGGCGGGCGGCCTATGTCCTGATCGACGGGAACAACATGGCCCCGGGTGTTCGGGAGCGCCTGCTCTCCGTGGCGCTCGCCCACGTCGATGAGGCCGAGATCATGACCACCGATACCCACACGGTGAACACCGTCAGCGGCAAGAACCCGGTCGGCTACAGGGTGCCGGTGGAGGAGATCGTCCCATATGTGGAGAGAGCGGTCACCGAAGCGGTCGCCGATCTTGCGGCCGCCCGAGTCGGGGCGGCGACGGCCTCGTGCGAGGGGATCGTCGTCTTTGGGTCGCAGCGGGTCTCGCAGCTTGCAAGCACCGTGAATGCAATGCTTGCGTTCATCGCACCCATTAGTTTCATGATCCTCGTCCTTGCGTTTCTGCTCTCGGTCTTCCTCTACATCGCCCTCCAGTAG
- a CDS encoding aminotransferase-like domain-containing protein, protein MSYRFAGRMGRIPESFLDELFRVSGAPGVITFAGGLPASAYIDVAGIREAACEVFDEMGSKALQYTTTDGYLPLREFIADRYRQRLGLPARPEEIQIVNGSQQCLDLVAKIFLDPGDAVGMERPGYLGAIEAFSLYEPVFHAVPLEEDGPDLAAFASLVRDYAPKFFYGIPNSQNPSGRTYSQDKRRGIAEILDGTDTVFYEDDAFGELFFDGRPRLPVKRYLPEQTVMTGSFSKIVAPGMRIGWIYAPEPILQEFNVAKQAADLHSNFLSQVILHRYLVTHDLDAHVRRVAAVYGERCRLVCDLLDDLMPPGMTHTTPEGGMFMTATLPDGLSSMEVFYEGIKEGVAVLPGVPFYVDGGGEDTIRLNFSAACEEEIVEGMHRLARVVRRLE, encoded by the coding sequence ATGAGTTACCGGTTCGCTGGTCGGATGGGACGGATTCCTGAGTCGTTCCTCGACGAACTCTTCCGGGTCTCGGGAGCGCCCGGGGTGATAACGTTTGCCGGCGGTCTGCCGGCCTCGGCCTACATCGATGTTGCCGGGATCCGGGAGGCGGCCTGTGAGGTCTTTGATGAGATGGGCAGCAAAGCCCTGCAGTACACGACGACGGATGGCTACCTGCCGCTCCGGGAGTTCATCGCCGACCGCTATCGGCAGCGACTTGGTCTTCCGGCGAGACCAGAGGAGATCCAGATCGTGAACGGCTCACAGCAGTGCCTGGATCTCGTCGCAAAGATCTTCCTTGACCCGGGCGACGCCGTCGGGATGGAGCGGCCCGGCTATCTCGGGGCGATCGAGGCCTTCTCTCTCTACGAACCGGTGTTCCACGCAGTCCCGCTCGAGGAGGATGGGCCGGACCTTGCGGCGTTTGCATCGCTCGTCCGGGACTATGCGCCGAAGTTCTTCTACGGTATCCCTAACTCTCAGAACCCCTCGGGGAGGACGTATTCGCAGGATAAACGCCGCGGTATCGCGGAGATCCTGGATGGGACGGATACGGTCTTCTACGAGGACGACGCTTTCGGGGAACTCTTCTTCGACGGGAGGCCGCGGCTGCCGGTGAAGCGTTATCTGCCGGAACAGACGGTGATGACCGGGTCGTTTTCCAAGATCGTCGCCCCCGGGATGCGGATAGGCTGGATCTATGCGCCGGAGCCGATCCTTCAGGAATTCAACGTTGCAAAACAGGCGGCCGACCTTCACTCGAACTTCCTCTCCCAGGTGATCCTCCACCGCTATCTCGTGACACACGATCTCGACGCCCATGTCCGCCGCGTTGCGGCGGTCTACGGGGAGCGCTGCCGGCTGGTCTGCGACCTCCTCGACGACCTGATGCCGCCGGGGATGACCCACACCACGCCTGAGGGCGGGATGTTCATGACCGCGACCCTGCCGGACGGTCTCTCGTCGATGGAGGTCTTCTACGAGGGAATCAAGGAGGGCGTCGCGGTCCTTCCCGGGGTGCCGTTCTACGTCGACGGCGGGGGAGAGGATACGATCCGGCTGAACTTCTCGGCGGCGTGTGAGGAGGAGATCGTCGAGGGGATGCACCGGCTGGCGAGGGTGGTCCGGAGGCTGGAATGA
- a CDS encoding alpha/beta fold hydrolase gives MKDNTQIYYKDWGSGQPVVFSHGWPLSSDAWEDQMFFLAEHGYRCIAHDRRGHGRSDQPWNGNDMDTYADDLATLVEALDLGDAIHVGHSTGGGEVARYIGRHGTDRVAKVVLIDAVPPFLLKTAANPGGIPRETFDEIRAAVLADRSQFFKDFSSPFYGANRPGSRVSQGLRDTFWLQSMMAGHNAVYECIKAFSETDFTEDLKKFDVPTLIIHGEDDQIVPIGVSAMLSSKIIRGAILKVYPGAPHGICSTHKDQINADLLAFIKGEAVPDTSMESGMKPAAGAR, from the coding sequence ATGAAAGATAACACCCAGATTTACTATAAGGATTGGGGAAGCGGACAGCCGGTGGTCTTCAGTCATGGCTGGCCGCTGAGTTCGGATGCCTGGGAGGACCAGATGTTCTTCCTGGCAGAACATGGATATCGTTGCATTGCCCATGATCGCCGCGGTCATGGACGATCTGACCAGCCCTGGAACGGGAACGACATGGACACCTACGCGGATGACCTCGCGACCCTGGTCGAAGCGCTCGATCTTGGGGATGCGATCCACGTCGGCCATTCCACAGGGGGTGGCGAAGTCGCCCGTTACATCGGTCGCCACGGCACGGATCGTGTGGCGAAAGTGGTGTTGATCGACGCGGTGCCGCCTTTTCTGCTGAAAACGGCTGCCAATCCCGGCGGGATACCACGAGAGACCTTCGATGAGATCCGCGCTGCCGTCCTCGCCGACCGTTCGCAGTTCTTCAAGGACTTCAGTTCCCCGTTTTATGGTGCCAATCGGCCGGGTTCCAGAGTCTCGCAGGGTCTTCGTGACACGTTCTGGCTTCAGAGCATGATGGCCGGACATAATGCCGTGTACGAATGCATCAAGGCCTTCTCCGAGACCGATTTTACGGAAGACCTCAAAAAGTTCGATGTCCCGACCCTCATTATCCACGGCGAAGACGATCAGATAGTACCCATCGGAGTCTCTGCAATGCTTTCATCCAAGATAATCAGAGGTGCCATCCTCAAAGTATACCCGGGCGCTCCGCACGGCATCTGTTCAACCCACAAAGACCAGATCAATGCGGATCTGCTCGCATTCATCAAGGGCGAGGCGGTCCCTGATACATCCATGGAGTCCGGGATGAAACCGGCCGCAGGGGCGAGATAG